A window of Dehalococcoidia bacterium genomic DNA:
GATCCGCCTGCGACGGATCCAGTTCTCACTTGTTTCTACGAGATGACGCTTAACGAGGTCGACGTTACGTCCGAAGATCGTGCGCAGCTCATCTTCCATGTCGAGTTGTTCGCCGAGCGAGGGGCGATGGTCCTCGTCGAACGTGACGAGCAGATCGATGTCGCTCTCATCGTCGAAATCGTCGCGCAACACCGAGCCGAACAGTTCCAGTCGCACGATCTTCCATTTCCGACAGAATTGTTCGATCTGCTCGGGCGTGCCGCCCAGTCGTGTGTGCACCTTCGACATGACGCCACTATAGCGCGCCGCACCGGTTGGCCGCGCCAGGAAGAAGCCTGAGGCAAGCGAGAACATCACGACCCGTCGAGGGCTGCCATCGCCCGCCGGGCTCCGCGGCGCTACAGACCTCCGGCGCCCTACTTAGGCTGTTCCCCAAACGCCTGCGCACGCGTCATCGTCACGATGATCCACGTCGCCTCGGCGGTCGCGTATACGACGCC
This region includes:
- a CDS encoding nucleotidyltransferase domain-containing protein, producing MSKVHTRLGGTPEQIEQFCRKWKIVRLELFGSVLRDDFDDESDIDLLVTFDEDHRPSLGEQLDMEDELRTIFGRNVDLVKRHLVETSENWIRRRRILESARPIYAAT